From a single Apium graveolens cultivar Ventura chromosome 2, ASM990537v1, whole genome shotgun sequence genomic region:
- the LOC141686351 gene encoding putative F-box protein At2g02030 yields the protein MAKLAKTSIPDDIMYYEILSRLPVESLIRLKSVSKTWLSVISSSVFVKSFIDRAYTNAKDDKTLVVQLCGEKEVDRHSYALFHLGSGQLVTNLGSPYSSDGEEYLVDFERDEAVLIGSDCGIVCLLVSVEVKDYDDYCDGFDIHLSSMYRTYIYLWNPATKRVNLISADNDHNETCREVIGFGFDCMNLDFKVIRAVCDQYGDVDYFGVYSANRNSWKQIEVDPIDDFYYNTDVYSNGCLFDVCLHGFLLCTGYRGMIAFDLHKELLYCRLELPDIDCETVEATITDFNDSIAVFTSNDEKFKLWTLDDEECLRGGEVKTSWTMMLRIDLGQPIQFVVGYFNHGDLLLVSKDGSLLSYNFDKKEARELEARFDYRQVFKYTESLISVQGSEPVYSWSDSEDDYSDSEDNDSDQEDDD from the coding sequence ATGGCGAAATTAGCAAAAACTAGTATCCCAGACGATATTATGTATTATGAGATTCTGTCTCGGCTCCCGGTGGAGTCCTTGATTCGACTCAAATCAGTATCGAAAACCTGGCTATCCGTGATTTCAAGCTCTGTTTTCGTCAAATCTTTCATTGATCGCGCATACACTAATGCAAAAGATGATAAAACTCTTGTTGTACAGCTCTGCGGAGAAAAGGAAGTAGATCGACACTCGTATGCACTTTTCCACCTCGGTTCTGGCCAGCTTGTGACAAATCTCGGATCTCCTTATTCGTCTGACGGGGAGGAATATCTGGTCGATTTTGAGCGTGATGAAGCTGTTCTAATAGGTTCTGATTGCGGCATCGTTTGTCTTTTGGTTTCTGTTGAAGTCAAAGATTATGATGACTATTGTGATGGTTTTGATATCCATTTAAGTAGTATGTACCGAACTTATATATACCTTTGGAACCCTGCAACTAAACGCGTCAACCTCATCTCCGCGGACAATGATCACAATGAAACTTGTAGAGAGGTTATAGGGTTTggttttgattgcatgaatttAGATTTTAAGGTTATTAGGGCTGTTTGTGACCAGTACGGGGATGTCGACTATTTTGGAGTCTATTCAGCAAACAGGAATTCATGGAAGCAAATTGAGGTGGATCCTATTGATGATTTTTACTATAATACTGATGTATATAGTAATGGATGCCTCTTCGATGTATGCCTCCACGGTTTTTTGTTGTGCACTGGATATAGAGGTATGATTGCTTTCGACCTCCACAAGGAGCTGTTGTATTGTCGGCTTGAGCTCCCTGATATTGATTGCGAGACTGTGGAAGCTACCATCACCGACTTCAACGACTCAATTGCTGTCTTTACTTCCAATGATGAGAAGTTTAAGTTGTGGACATTAGATGATGAAGAATGTCTTCGTGGTGGTGAAGTTAAGACATCGTGGACTATGATGCTCAGGATTGATTTGGGTCAGCCAATACAGTTTGTTGTTGGCTACTTTAACCATGGTGATCTTTTACTAGTAAGTAAAGATGGTTCCTTACTATCGTATAACTTTGACAAGAAAGAGGCCAGAGAGTTAGAAGCTCGTTTTGATTACCGTCAAGTTTTCAAGTACACGGAGAGCCTGATTTCTGTTCAAGGATCCGAACCAGTCTACAGCTGgtctgattctgaagatgatTATTCTGATTCTGAAGATAATGATTCTGATCAGGAAGATGATGATTAA
- the LOC141686366 gene encoding secreted RxLR effector protein 161-like, whose protein sequence is MFAASLLSRFMQNPSHLHLGAAKHILRYIQGTLEYGLCYQKNKEVKLIGYTDSDLGGCKDDLKSTSGYCFSLGSGIFSWKSKKQKTVAQSTAEAEYVSAAVATSQVIWLRRIFTDFGCKQHGGTPIYCDNKSAIDMAENPINNNRTRHITLKHHFIRDAVEDDEIKLLFCPSEDQVADIFTKVLPKHRFQKLREALGIRQYVKGENVGN, encoded by the coding sequence ATGTTTGCTGCAAGTCTGCTCTCAAGGTTCATGCAAAATCCAAGTCACTTACATCTTGGAGCTGCAAAGCACATTCTTCGTTACATTCAAGGAACACTAGAATATGGTCTTTGTTATCAGAAAAACAAGGAAGTTAAACTCATCGGTTATACTGATAGTGATCTTGGTGGATGTAAAGATGATTTGAAAAGTACATCAGGCTATTGTTTCTCACTTGGATCAGGAATATTTTCATGGAAATCTAAGAAACAAAAAACTGTTGCGCAATCTACGGCTGAAGCTGAATATGTATCAGCAGCAGTAGCCACTTCTCAAGTAATCTGGCTTAGGAGAATATTCACAGACTTTGGTTGTAAACAACATGGTGGAACTCCGATTTATTGTGACAACAAATCAGCAATTGATATGGCTGAAAATCCTATTAACAATAATAGAACCAGGCATATTACACTTAAACATCATTTTATTCGGGATGCAGTTGAAGATGATGAAATAAAGCTTTTGTTTTGTCCATCTGAAGACCAAGTAGCGGACATATTCACCAAAGTATTGCCAAAGCACAGATTTCAGAAGTTAAGAGAAGCTCTTGGAATCCGTCAATACGTTAAGGGGGAGAATGTTGGAAATTAA